Part of the Pieris brassicae chromosome 11, ilPieBrab1.1, whole genome shotgun sequence genome, CTATGGATCTAGAATTCGCAGCACTTCACTTAAAGTTTAAGGTTTTATGATTAACACCGTCTATCAAGACTTCGCGACACTCATGCATTACATTTGATTTACCTATTACACGTGCCAATTACGGGTGTCGTACTCCCATACATAGAATGTGTAATTCCGATAACACTTAATTTTTCAATGTTGATATGTTTTTTACTCCTCTACTTAAGTGccagttataattattgttttgtatatattttcgtacctattataataatatatttctgttcACTATTATTGCGTTAGTCTTACTATTTTTCTTATCTGCGAAGCTTATTATGTACACATatctaattgtatttatttttatatgcacatgtatacctacatagtaatactAAAGTTTGTCTAATATCTAGTTACTAGTAAAATTACGGATTTTGATGCTGATTATGAAGACTGTTTCAATAcagatttctataaatattaactaacaaAACCTATGTTGTaacaattattacttatttgcTTTTTTTGTTGCGTTGTAAAAATTAGTGATGCAGCGAGATCCTGTCCAGGCCTTCTATCGAGGTGATGGTCCTTTGAATCTGTTCTTGGAGCAATGGcagtttaaatattgtaattgaacAAGTCCAATAAAAGTGTGGCTCCAATCATTCGCAAAGATATTAAGGCGGAATGTTCCATAGAGGGAGCCATTAAGGAGTGGAACGTAGGAAATTAACCGGCAGCTTGATGTTAATCTGAGGAAGCAATATACGAGGGCTCAGCGACGCCTTTCTTAATTACAGCAAATCCAACGCAGCTACTAGATTAAGTGATTTCCAATCAGGAATTGACCTTACTTTAATAACCTTATTTGCCCGTCGTTGTTGTTTATTGCCTCATTAATCCCAGgcgtttaattaattgattgcATTATGTCGAATTTACAAACCATAAAAGTAGCATtatatatctcataaaaatattacgttcGATTCCCGGATTATCtccgtatttttatttaagatcgCGAGTGACACCCAACAGTCTCTGGAGGAAATACGATTGAACGTTATAGCTACAGAGCAAAAGAAATTTCGGTTAGAATGCGGTCATATAAAACGTTTGAAAGCATTTGTAATGAAGGCGAGAAGCCCCGAGGGATACAAGTGTAATGTCAAATGCATGTAGCATACTGAATCGTATATGCATTGCCTCGGGAAATTTAACAAAGTAGTAATTCTTTGTTAAAGACTCTTTTGTTATAGACTAGAGACTATTGCAATTGGCATGGGCTTAAAGACATAAAAGGAAATAATTTGAACTCACAAATGCgtagtagtattttttaattcttaccGATACTGTACTACGATGTTCTACTTAACttgaacttaaaatttaattaaaataatattcatatattttaggcTTTACGCGTGTCGTTTACATTCATGCGGCACTAAGGTTATTATAGCTAACTAGTAGCCCGTCATAAAATCATGGAAGGAAGAAAAGTCTGCTCTTGGTAGCATGGTCATGCTTCGTAGAACTGGATAAAGAAATATcaacattgaaagaaaataaaagactCTATTGTATTAAGAATttatcacattttttatacatttttccaCATTTACAAGTAaagtaaatttcataaaagtacGTCATGAAAGAAACACATTTGAGTATGTTCATTCAAGCTATAATTGAAACATATTCACGTGCTCTGCGTATAcaacacaaattaaattacgtGCGTTATTCAtcgtgtttaattaattagggCTGGTTTTATGTTTAAGGTCAGTTCTGTCAAATATTTcgtacaatattttctttgaaatatacATATGACAGAAAaccagattttttataaaaggccAGTGGTTTAGCTGTTAATatatttgggtctaaggcatgtcgGTTTCCCCTCAATGATCGTAATCAATCCGAGTGTTGATTACGATTATAGTTCATTTGTGCACGACCATTTGTCCGGATATCGAACCAACCTCAAAAAAAAAGGGTCACGCTCTGAAACCAAAAGGCCAGCACTGCTTCTGTAgataatatgataaatatagATACACTATAAATTGTAGACTTATTTGAATCTGCCGGGCTGACACCTGACAGCTTTATGTCAATAATCGTTTATTActaatcataacaattaaatatacagtatttacatttttcttaacctacatagtaataagcaatataataaaaattaaccaaataaaatttaaaaagattagtCCCTGctgcagtgtacctttaacgctagcagcatttcctcgctgtctcgagatacttattcgttgagtgaGGAAAGccccagctctggggtcaccggtGGTATCAACCAGGCactaacttaaatttttaactagcgcctgtgcacttgaaacccacggcccaagagccTCTACTCCAAAagacttatatttgagccatttattattttccgcctgctctGTGGCCGACCTACCTTTTTTCTCCTCCGACGGAGGTGAAACGGGGCTAACGTAGACTTAGAAATCATTAACCTTAAATCAGTCTAATTACACTcctttgattaaaatattcttacgtCTCTTTTACTCAAATAAGGTTTATGtagtgatgaaaagagacagatttctattaaaactttttatccAAAATTCTTATAAATCCCTTAAATTGCATTTCtttctttaataatgtaaGAAATAAGAACATTACATTTGAGCTTAACTTTATGCATTTTTACatagattttaataagaaactaacacagtaaaacaaaaacacgtACTTGAATTGTTTTACGGACTTCATAAAACAATTCAAACATTCAATTTTTTAGAAATTGGGCATAACcttattaaaagataaaatactgttattattCAGAAGAATCTGTTTTCAATGTCCCTTATCTTACCTACTTCTTCCTAAATATGTTATACGCTTTGAGGCTGCGCCTCatgtattcataataatttaaaaaataaataaaatatgtgaacATTTTCTACTAGAggattacttttattaataagaacaCGTTAAGTCTAAAATAGTTGTCGCGACACCTTTTTTAATCCCAAAACCGATAAgagaaaattgaattttaaaattaccgtATCGTTATCGGTAACTgctaaaatattacaattctCAGTGCGCTGCAGAATGTTTAGCTTAGTTGTAGGATTACTTGGTGAGTGGAATGTGgcttaaattatgaatttgaatttcgaaagGCGACGACAAAGTGGAAATGAAACAGCACGCTAATTTTAAACCAGCTTAAATTCTTTCGACGAATTCAATCTGTTGCCTTGgagttttttaatatctttaattagtaGAGGATTTGCAGAGTATGATAAgcttttaagaatattaagggtatttttttaaaatatttcaaatacataattttattttttaacaaggTATGAAGGTGTAATATGGTAAAAAGGACAGTTAATCTTTCctgttttgaatattttttttaagtatacatAGATCGCGCtgtaatattcaattatttttttagcaaTACAATTCATACCACAAATATCCTACAGTCTGAAGTTTAACGCCGATTTGGATCGCATTCTGAAAATcctacaaaaacaaaagaatgttGAAGCTATCAACCACAGTGACGAAGATTTCCATACCCACAATGATCACTCAGATAACAAATATCACAAATATGTATTCAATGATGATAGAGGAAATTCTATCTCCACCGATACTAGTGAAATTAAACATCCAGcgctaaataaaatagataaattactACACAAAAAACAAAGTATACCACACGAAATAGATTCTAAAAATCTTCAAGACTATTCAAAAGTATATTTGGTTCTGGACCCGCAAGCTAAAATTAGCACAGCAGATGTGAAACGGATAGGTGAAATGTAAGTGgaaaaaattcttaattaaaaaattaacgttttCATCCATTTACACATCGTTAGTATTCTATTGAGCTTGTTTAACTTGTACCACTGCAGGCGTTTTGAACTAAGTTAGAAGTAAAGTACATTCGCTGAACATTCACATGGAATTACTCAAGTAATGGGAtcataaaatgtatgaaatataagCACTTAAGTATTTGTATCAGTAAagcattttaatgttaaatgtgtttattgattttataaacaaagagTTTACAGTTACAGTAAGAGTTACATAATTTCCTATCATGATAATGTACATTATTTGATTTCGATTTTACGAAACTAATACGGTAAAGAAAAAGCGTGAGAAAATCAAAAGATGTCGGCTGATGGTTCCTACTTGTCTGCTAAGAAAATAATCAATGAAACAGATGTGGAAATTAAATAGTCCTTATTTGatcaaaaacaatttgacaTTAGGCGATTGCGTTCTACTCACGAGTATTCTTTCTCACCCACTAGaggtaaatttaattatggaTCCTGTCCGCGGTTAAAATACTCGTtaatggtaaaaaaataagcacacatttttatcataaaaaatattcttttcaaGGGTATCATCTTTAATTTCAAGTCAGGGTATGTTAGAAACGAAGCCTCCACCGAAAAAGGCGGCTCGTTACAaaggttttgttttaatgGATGATTTTCTTGGAAGGAGAAGGAACAGGGATTCCATTGAAAGTAAGaactttattgttaatataaatcctcataatcaatatttgcaaaatttattttaattgttttgaattggtaaattaaattaggagTTTAACCCAAATTAATTCGTAACATGATGATAatagcttttttaaatataaggatTCTCTTCAActgtataatattagtatagatattacggaggtaatataaaaaaacaaaaataactgtAGATTTATGATGAAGAAATTGCGAATATTATGCATGCTGGTTTGTTTATTAGCATTTTACGTTCAATTGATTGGATCATGGacatgtaatataaaatataggcTACTTTTAGTGGCTACATTTACAATATCCTATATTGTTAGGGTTTGTAAAATACTTGtatattaatctaatattttcGGGTATAGTACGTGACATGTGTATATgttgacattttataaaagaattgataataaaatacacagattacacattttttatgcAAACTCAGTATTATAATAGACCCTTCTGCAATGATatcatatcataaaaaatgtatacgcCTTTTCAGAATTTTCAAAGGATTCAATTGAACGTGATTACAAGCCAAAAAGGGCGAGAAATGATTACGCGGGTGGTGGAAGAACAGCTATACCATATATAGGTCACCGTGGTGACATCTATGAAAAGGAGTGACACGACGAAAGATTCAATAATGCTATTATGTCggaactatatttattaaactttcttgcagggatattttttattaaagcgtTATAAATGTTAAGTAAGATATTCAGAATCACATGGTAGGCCTTCACTATGGGCGCTTTGAAAGCCCAGTTTTCGGAGTTCAGGTTTTTCTAAGTTATATGTTAGATTAAATCATGAAGTCATCGTTTTGCAGATATACAAA contains:
- the LOC123716587 gene encoding uncharacterized protein LOC123716587, translating into MFSLVVGLLAIQFIPQISYSLKFNADLDRILKILQKQKNVEAINHSDEDFHTHNDHSDNKYHKYVFNDDRGNSISTDTSEIKHPALNKIDKLLHKKQSIPHEIDSKNLQDYSKVYLVLDPQAKISTADVKRIGEMVSSLISSQGMLETKPPPKKAARYKGFVLMDDFLGRRRNRDSIEKFSKDSIERDYKPKRARNDYAGGGRTAIPYIGHRGDIYEKE